GAGTGCCGGTCGTCTCCAGCTGCGGCAACGCGGCTCCCCTGTTGACCTGCACCTGAGCCGAATAGGTATGAATTCCCTTCACGCTCCATCAGGGTCCCGGGGGACCCACTTCATGAGCCTTCTTTAGTGTGGAGCATGTTGCCCGAAAGGAGGCTGGACCGGAGGAACCCGGAGCGGTAAAGCACTTCCGTCTTCTTGCCTTTCTGGAGGGTACTGGATGTTCCACCACGTCAAGGAGTTGCAGTTCAACGCCCGTGTCTCCGGCCCCGACCCCAGGTTCGCCAGCCTGCTGCTGGAGCAGTTCGGCGGCGCCAACGGGGAACTCAAGGCCGCCCTGCAATACTTCGTGCAGTCCTACAGCGCCCGGCAGGCGTACCCCGACAAGTACGACATGCTGATGGACATCGCCACCGAGGAATTCAGCCACCTGGAGATCGTCGGGGCCACCATCACCATGCTGCTGGACGGGCTGAACGGGGACCTCAAGGACGCGGCGGAACGCAGCGACCTGATGCGGCTGGTGCGCGGCGCGGGCGGGGTGGACCAGAAGGACCAGATGATCCACGAGGCGATGGTCAACCCGCAGTTCTTCGCGCTGACCGGCGGCGGGCCGCGGCTCACCGACAGCCAGGGCGTGCCCTTCAGCGGCGCCTACATCAACAGCAACGGCGACCTCACGGTGGACCTGAGGAGCAACATCGCCGCCGAGTCGCGCGCCAAGATCGTGTACGAGTACCTGATGCAGTTCACCGACGATCCCTACGTCAAGGACACCCTGCGCTTCCTGATGACGCGCGAGATCGCGCACTTCCAGATGTTCAGCGCGGCGCTCGACAGCATCCAGCCCAACTTCCCGCCCGGCATCCTGCAAGGCGACCCGCGCTACACCCACACCTACTTCAACCTGTCCACCGGCGCCAGCTCACGCGGCCCCTGGAACGAGGGGCAGGGGCCCTGGGGACCCGGCGAGAGCTGGGAATACGTGGAGGACCCCATTCAGGCGGTGATCCAGACCGGCGGCCTGGTCCACTTCCAGCCGTCTGTGCCCGTTCCGTCCGAGCAGGACGTTCAGCAGATGAACCAGCAGCTCAGCAAGGAGCGCAGCGGCGAGATCAAGAGCATGGTGCCGCAGGGCGACAACCAGTGGTGCAGCTACCCGCAGGACCAGCTCGCCAGTCCGATGGGCATTCAGGACAAGTCGAAGTAACCCGTGAGCGCACCGCACCCGCAGGGGGAAGCCCCGGACATGGCCCCCATCGAGGTCACCTACTACACCGACCCGCTGTGTGCCTGGAGCTGGGCCTTTGAGCCGCAGTGGCGCCGCCTGCGCTACGAGTTCGGGTCGCAGGTGCGCTGGCGCTACCGCATGGGCGGCCTGATTCCGAGCTGGGAGGGCTTCACCGACCCCCTCAACGATGTCAGCCGTCCCATCCAGCTGGGGCCACTGTGGGTGCAGGTGCATCACACCTCCGGCATGCCGCTCGACGACCGGCTGTGGTTTGCCGACCCGCCCGCCTCCTCGTACCCGGCCTGCCTGGCGGTGAAGGCGGCGGGGTTGCAGTCGCCCTGGGCCGCCGAACTGTACCTGCGGCGCACCCGCGAGGCTGTCATGACCGAGGCCCGGAATATCGCGCGGCGGGACGTGCTGGAGGCGCTGGCGGACGAGGTGGCGGGAGCTTCCCCCGGTGTCCTCGACCCCGAGCGCCTGCGCCGCGACCTGGACGGGGAGGAGGCGCGGGCCGCCTTCCGCGACGACCTGATGGAGGCCCGCTACCGCCGCATCGAGCGGTTTCCGGCGCTGACCGTGCGCCGGGGCGAGCGCGGCGTCGTCCTCATCGGCTACCGGCCCTACCCGGCGCTTCTGGACGCGCTGCTGAGGGTCGCGCCGGACGTGCCGCGCCGTCAGGTGACGGACGCCCAGGCCTACGCTGCCTACTGGGGCAGCGTCCTTCCCGCCGAACTGGCCGAAGCCCTCAAAGGCCAGGCCACGCCGCCCCAACCTGCCTGCTGAGATCGGCTTGCTCTACTGGAGCCGCTGCCCATTCCTTGCGTTCGGCCGGAAGCGAAAGTCCGCCCTTCCCCCTCCAATGAAGGGTCAAAGCGAACAAGCAGCCCGGCTGGTTCGGGGCTCTCTGCTTAGGACTTACGCGATTCACAAGCCGAGCGCTTGTGGAGAGGGTTTTTTACCCCTCCCCCCTTGCGGGGGAGGCTGGGAGGGGGGTTGACGGCGTAGCCGTCACAGCGCGGGAAAATGCGGTTTTCCACCACTACCCAGAACAGAGTTTCGCGTAAGTCCTATGCTGTCAGCGCCTCGTGGGACACACCCCGCAGAGGTTACCTGACCTGCGTGCAACCACTCACGGTCAGTTGCCCGTTCCGCATATTTTTCATGTAGGACACCTTGCCGTTGTTGACCCAGGCAAACTGGGCATTCCGGTACCGCACGTTGTCGGCCCCGTTGGCCAGATTCAGCACCAGGGACCGACCGGCAAATTGCACCCGCGCCCGGCCGGGCATCTTGGTCACCTGGACCCGCACGCCCCCCATGCAGCGGAAGACGGCCTGGCCGAGGACCTGATCGCGGTTCATCCCCCGGGAGGCCGTGGGGGCGCCGTCCGCGAACGCTGAACCGGACACCGCGAGGAGAGCGACCTGGCAGACACCCACCCGAAGCAACGCAGCAAATTGTCGCATACCTCGATTATTTCACATTCTGTGCGGAGCGGGTGGGTTTGCGAGCAGCCTGACTAGTCCCCGGCACGGGAAGGCTTCAGAACGTGATAGCGGGTGCCGCTGTCCTGCTCCGGCGATACAGGTCCAGGATGTTGAGGAGCAGGCGCGTGGTGAGCTGACATTTTTCCGCCGACGGGTGAACGCCGCGACAGGTCCGGGGGACACGGCGCTGCCGGAAGCAGTCGCCACGCCCGCGTGCTTTTGTCCGTTCCCGACTGGAGCAGTCCAGTTCTTCGCCCTCAGTCTTCTGCGGCGGCGAGCGCCCGTTCCTGCGGCTGGGCCTGTCCACCTTCCAACCCCAGCAGGTGACGGACGGCGGCATTCCAGCCCGCGTCGTCCAGCACCCGGTACAGGTGCGCCCACTGCCAGCGGCGGTAGGCGTCGGCCGCCTCCTCCAGCTTGCCTGCGAGGGGACTCGCGGGCGGCGGGCCGAGGTGGTGGCGCGACAGGGAACCTTCCAGCTCCGCCAGGGTCTTGGGGCCGAAGGCAAAGGCCACCCGGCCCCCGGCCAGCCAGCGGATCAGGTCGGGTTCAGGCGGCAGGGCGTACAGGATCAGTTCGCCGCCGGGGTGCGGGGCGCCGGGGGCGAGGAGCGTCAGCCCGGGCACCTGGTTGCCCAGGTATTCGGCCACCGCTCTGTCGGCGTAGGCACTGGCCCCGGCCCGCAGGTGGCTCATCGCTTCCCTGGGGTCGAGGCGGGGGAGGGCCGGGGCGCCGGTCCAGGGGCTGTCGAGGCCCAGGCGGGCGGGCGGGCGCAGGGCCTGCCCATGCAGTTCCATCCGGGCCTGCCCGCGCCACTCGCTGCTCACCAGATGCGCGGCGAGGTCGCGCTCGCCGGGGGCCGCGTCGCGCTCGCCGTGCTTGATGCCGCGCAGGCCCCCGACCTGGAATTGCAGGCTGGTGCCGCGTTTTCCCACCAGCCGCGTGCCGGTGAACGGTTCGCGCACATGCCAGAGGGGCGGGGCGTGCCCGGTGCCGTACGGCTCGAAGGCGGCGGCCTGGCTGACCAGCTCGGGCGTCGCGCCGAGGGTGGGCAGCGGTGCGTCCAGGCGGTAGAGCGGGACCGGGCGGGGAAACTGCCGCACGTAGGCGTGCAGCCGGTCCCGCAGCGCCCCGAAGTTCGCTTCCTCGACGGCGAAGCCCGCCGCGCCCGGGTGCCCGCCGTAGCGTTTCAGCAGGTCATGGCTGTAGCGCAGGCCCTCGACGGCGCTGATGCCGGGCGTGCTCCGCACCGACCCCTTGCCCTGCGCGACGATGTACACCGGCTTGTGAAAGGCCTCGACCAGCTTGCTCGCCACGATGCCCATCACGCCCGCGTGCCAGTCCGCCTTCGTCACCACGATGGCGGGTTCCTCGGGGTCGGCCAGCCCCAGCGCCTCCTCGTACATGCGGTCTTGCAGCACCCGCCGCTCCTGGTTGCGGGCCTCCAGATAGGTCGCGAGGGTGCGCGCCTCGTGGTCGCTGGCCGTGATGAGGAGGTTCAGCGCCAGGTCGGCCTCGCCCAGCCGCCCGGCCGCATTGACCAGCGGCGCGAGCAGAAAGGACACGTCCCGCGCCGAGGGCCGCTCGACCTTCTTGGCGTTCAGCAGGGCCTGGATGCCGGGCAGGGTCGAGGCCGCCAGCGCGTCCAGGCCCGCCCGCACCAGCGCCCGGTTCTCGCCGACCAGCGGGGCCACGTCGGCAATCGTGCCCAGCGTCGCCACACCCGTCAATTCAAGCGGCGCGGGCAGACCCAGCTCCTCCCGCACGGCCCACAGCAGGTGGTAGGCCACCCCCGCGCCCGTGAGGTTGTGCAGGTCGGGGTCATAGCTGGTGGTCAGGTGCGGGTGAACGACCAGGCATTCCGGGTAGTCGGGGCCGGGCGCGTGGTGGTCGGTCACGATGACCTCCACGCCGCGCGCGAGCAGCGCCCGCACCTCCTCCAGGTTGGTCACGCCGCAGTCCACTGTTACCAGCAGGTCACAGGCGGCGGCGTGTTCCTCCACCTTGCCGGGGTGAATGCCGTAGCCCTCGTTCAACCGGTGGGGGATGAAGCCGTGAATGTCGGCCCCCACCTCCCGCAGCCCCAGGACCAGGGTGGCGGTCGCGCTCACGCCGTCCGCGTCGTAATCCCCGTGAATGCGGATGCGCCGCCCCGCCCGGATCGCCCGCACGATGCGCCGGGCCGCCTCCCGCAGGGCCGGGTTGGGCGTGAGGCCCAGCGGCGGGTCGAGGTGGGCCGGAGTCAGGCCGCGCCCCTGGAGCACCTGCGCGAGCGGCGGCGCCACCCCCCAGGTCCGCATGCTCTCCAGCAGAGCCTCGCGGCTGGCGGGCGGCGCGAGCAGCCAGCGGGCCTCGGGCAGCCGGAAGCCGGGTTTCATGCATTCTCCAGGGGCGGTCGGGCGTCGGTGGTCGGCGGGGCTGGCGGGGTGCCCAGGCGGGCCTGGAGGGCGGCGGTCAGGCGGCCTTCCAGCCGGGCGCGTTCCCGCGCGGCGCGGCGGCGGCGCAGGCCCGCCGCCCAGAGGGGCGGCAGCAGCAGCAGGGCGGCGTAGGCGGCGCCCAGCCCCATGAACAGCGCCACCGCCTCACCCATCGGGACCACCAGTTCGCCCCGCCCGAGCGGCAGGGGGAGGCGCACCCGGGCCGGATTCTCCAGCGCGACCAGCAGCAGATAGGCCGCCAGGGCCAGCAGGAGCAGCACCTGAACGAACTGCACGAGTCGCATACCGACAGTCTAGCGCCCGCCCCGTGCGGGAACGTCCCGCAAGACCGCCAGGCCAAGAAGAAAGGCCCCACTGCGGGGGCCTTCCGGAGAGAAGCGGGGGGTTAGAAGTAGAACTTCAGGCCAGCCTTGACGGCGGGCGCGAAGCCGCGGTCGGTCGTGGTGGTGGTGTTCAGCGCGCCGCTGCCCTTGTTGCTCAGGTAGTAGCGGCCGTTGCCTTCCACGAAGGCAGAGATGCTGTTGGTGATCTGGAAGTCCACGCCGACCAGCGCGTTGACGTAGGTGTCGGTCGCGTTGGTGGTGGTGGAGGTGCGGCTGGTGCTGCTGGTCAGGCCCAGACCCACGCCCGCGTAGGGCTGGATGTTGGTGCCGGTGTTCAGGTGGTACATGGCGTTCACGTCGCCCGAGATCGCGTTGCGGCCGGGCTTGTAGTCGAGGGCGACGCGCGCCCCGATGGGGCCGACGATCTGCGTGCTGCCGATCATGCCGCCGAAGCTGGCGCAGTAGTTCACGGCGCGGCCGCCTGCTTTGGGCACGTAGCAGGGGCTGCCACCCGCGCCGCTCGCGCCGATGCTCACACCGGCGTACAGGTTGCCACGGGTGACCGCCGGGGTGGACGGCGTTTCACCGATCACGACCGTGGTCGGGGCAGGCGTCGTGGTGACGGTGCCGGTGGTCGTGGTGTCCACGGGCGCAGTTCCGGCAGGACCGGCAGGGCCAGCGGGGCCCGCAGGACCCTGGGGACCCGCGGGACCCTGGGGGCCAGCAGGAATGTTCCGCACGGCGGCTTCCAGCGCGTCAATGCGGGCCGTCAGGGCGGCCACGTCGGCGTTGGCCGCTCCCCCGTTGCCCAACGTGTTGATGCGGTCTTCCAGCGCGGTGATGCGGGCCTGCTGGTCAGCCGTGAGCTTTTCCAGGTCGGTCACGCGGCTGCTGATGGCGGCCAGCTCGGTGCTGACTTCCTGCATGCCGCGCGTGATGGTCGCCAGGTCCGTCTGGCTGAGGCTGCCGCTGCTCAGCGCGCCCGACTGGAGCAGGCGGTAGAAGATCAGGGCGGCCTGGTAACGGGTCAGGTTCTCGTTGCCACGGAAGGTGCCGTCGGGG
The window above is part of the Deinococcus metallilatus genome. Proteins encoded here:
- a CDS encoding single-stranded-DNA-specific exonuclease RecJ, which codes for MKPGFRLPEARWLLAPPASREALLESMRTWGVAPPLAQVLQGRGLTPAHLDPPLGLTPNPALREAARRIVRAIRAGRRIRIHGDYDADGVSATATLVLGLREVGADIHGFIPHRLNEGYGIHPGKVEEHAAACDLLVTVDCGVTNLEEVRALLARGVEVIVTDHHAPGPDYPECLVVHPHLTTSYDPDLHNLTGAGVAYHLLWAVREELGLPAPLELTGVATLGTIADVAPLVGENRALVRAGLDALAASTLPGIQALLNAKKVERPSARDVSFLLAPLVNAAGRLGEADLALNLLITASDHEARTLATYLEARNQERRVLQDRMYEEALGLADPEEPAIVVTKADWHAGVMGIVASKLVEAFHKPVYIVAQGKGSVRSTPGISAVEGLRYSHDLLKRYGGHPGAAGFAVEEANFGALRDRLHAYVRQFPRPVPLYRLDAPLPTLGATPELVSQAAAFEPYGTGHAPPLWHVREPFTGTRLVGKRGTSLQFQVGGLRGIKHGERDAAPGERDLAAHLVSSEWRGQARMELHGQALRPPARLGLDSPWTGAPALPRLDPREAMSHLRAGASAYADRAVAEYLGNQVPGLTLLAPGAPHPGGELILYALPPEPDLIRWLAGGRVAFAFGPKTLAELEGSLSRHHLGPPPASPLAGKLEEAADAYRRWQWAHLYRVLDDAGWNAAVRHLLGLEGGQAQPQERALAAAED
- a CDS encoding DsbA family oxidoreductase, producing MSAPHPQGEAPDMAPIEVTYYTDPLCAWSWAFEPQWRRLRYEFGSQVRWRYRMGGLIPSWEGFTDPLNDVSRPIQLGPLWVQVHHTSGMPLDDRLWFADPPASSYPACLAVKAAGLQSPWAAELYLRRTREAVMTEARNIARRDVLEALADEVAGASPGVLDPERLRRDLDGEEARAAFRDDLMEARYRRIERFPALTVRRGERGVVLIGYRPYPALLDALLRVAPDVPRRQVTDAQAYAAYWGSVLPAELAEALKGQATPPQPAC
- a CDS encoding S-layer homology domain-containing protein, translated to MRKSLMIASTLALSLGAASAQTTTPAPTPTTPMTPAPATAAPATTTTSAVPAQVVTFTDVPAGHWAKDAVDVIVQRGLIQGFPDGTFRGNENLTRYQAALIFYRLLQSGALSSGSLSQTDLATITRGMQEVSTELAAISSRVTDLEKLTADQQARITALEDRINTLGNGGAANADVAALTARIDALEAAVRNIPAGPQGPAGPQGPAGPAGPAGPAGTAPVDTTTTGTVTTTPAPTTVVIGETPSTPAVTRGNLYAGVSIGASGAGGSPCYVPKAGGRAVNYCASFGGMIGSTQIVGPIGARVALDYKPGRNAISGDVNAMYHLNTGTNIQPYAGVGLGLTSSTSRTSTTTNATDTYVNALVGVDFQITNSISAFVEGNGRYYLSNKGSGALNTTTTTDRGFAPAVKAGLKFYF
- a CDS encoding manganese catalase family protein, whose amino-acid sequence is MFHHVKELQFNARVSGPDPRFASLLLEQFGGANGELKAALQYFVQSYSARQAYPDKYDMLMDIATEEFSHLEIVGATITMLLDGLNGDLKDAAERSDLMRLVRGAGGVDQKDQMIHEAMVNPQFFALTGGGPRLTDSQGVPFSGAYINSNGDLTVDLRSNIAAESRAKIVYEYLMQFTDDPYVKDTLRFLMTREIAHFQMFSAALDSIQPNFPPGILQGDPRYTHTYFNLSTGASSRGPWNEGQGPWGPGESWEYVEDPIQAVIQTGGLVHFQPSVPVPSEQDVQQMNQQLSKERSGEIKSMVPQGDNQWCSYPQDQLASPMGIQDKSK